In one window of Desulforhabdus amnigena DNA:
- a CDS encoding FAD-binding protein — MGYTPEMKELIKRVEATRPARLERARRGENYPALTLEERAVVLEKFHPDYQKEGRRPVRTGADKGLVLPEEVASMLESRSMLRPENVDLSHADFETDVLIIGGGGAGTSAALLAADAGVRVIMTTKLRHGDANTMMAEGGIQAAVQEADSPYYHYMDTIGGGHFTNQPDLVAALAHDAPLSIAWLESLGMMFNKFPDGRLMSRHFGGSSRKRMNSAGDMTGAEIMRVLRDEARNRGDQITILEFTPAVELILDEDGKCAGAILYNMETREFFIAKAKATIIATGGNGRLHIKGFACTNHYGATMDGVVLAYRAGVGTTCLFSTQYHPTGVAYPEQNVGLLITEKVRGLGAHVLNIDGEQFCFPLEPRDVESAELIKEAIEVGKAVLTPTGRYGLWLDSPMIDMLHGEGTVRRELPAKFIQFERHGIDISKEPMLVYPTLHYQNGGIAINADCETSIPGLYSAGECTGGLHGENRLMGNSLQDVITFGRRSGVAAAKYVKNGVELKKLTLDHVVKYEKELAEAGIENPMVAPILLPDYSTDEVAARRLLEVQGKLEAE, encoded by the coding sequence ATGGGTTACACTCCGGAAATGAAAGAGTTGATCAAGAGGGTTGAAGCCACTCGGCCCGCACGTCTGGAAAGAGCGCGCCGCGGCGAGAACTACCCTGCATTGACCTTGGAAGAGCGGGCTGTTGTTCTTGAGAAATTCCATCCCGACTATCAGAAGGAAGGCCGTCGCCCTGTAAGAACGGGTGCTGATAAGGGCCTGGTATTGCCTGAAGAAGTCGCTTCCATGCTGGAATCCCGTTCCATGCTTCGCCCTGAAAATGTCGACCTTTCACATGCGGATTTCGAAACAGACGTCCTGATCATCGGTGGCGGCGGTGCAGGGACCTCTGCAGCACTTTTAGCCGCCGATGCGGGTGTTCGCGTCATCATGACCACCAAGCTGCGTCACGGGGATGCCAATACCATGATGGCTGAAGGTGGTATTCAGGCTGCAGTGCAGGAAGCCGATTCCCCCTATTACCATTATATGGATACCATCGGTGGCGGCCACTTCACCAACCAGCCCGACCTGGTGGCCGCTTTGGCTCATGATGCCCCCCTTTCCATCGCCTGGCTGGAAAGCCTCGGCATGATGTTCAACAAGTTCCCCGATGGCCGCCTCATGTCCCGCCATTTCGGCGGTTCCAGCCGTAAGCGTATGAATTCGGCCGGTGACATGACAGGTGCTGAAATCATGCGCGTGTTGAGGGATGAAGCCCGTAACCGTGGGGATCAGATCACGATCCTTGAATTCACTCCCGCCGTTGAATTGATCCTGGACGAAGACGGAAAGTGTGCGGGCGCGATTCTCTACAACATGGAAACCCGCGAGTTCTTTATTGCCAAGGCCAAGGCCACCATCATCGCGACGGGTGGAAACGGCCGACTGCACATCAAGGGATTTGCGTGTACCAACCATTACGGCGCCACCATGGATGGTGTCGTTCTAGCTTACCGCGCAGGTGTCGGGACGACATGCCTCTTTTCCACCCAGTATCACCCCACGGGTGTAGCCTATCCCGAACAGAACGTCGGTCTGCTCATCACGGAAAAAGTCCGCGGTCTGGGTGCCCACGTGCTCAACATCGACGGCGAGCAATTCTGCTTCCCCCTTGAACCTCGCGACGTTGAATCCGCTGAATTGATCAAGGAAGCCATTGAAGTGGGCAAGGCTGTTTTGACTCCTACCGGACGTTACGGCCTGTGGCTGGATTCGCCCATGATCGACATGCTTCACGGAGAGGGGACGGTTCGCCGCGAACTTCCCGCCAAGTTCATTCAGTTCGAACGCCACGGCATCGACATCAGCAAGGAACCGATGCTCGTTTATCCCACACTCCACTATCAGAACGGTGGTATCGCCATCAACGCAGACTGCGAAACCTCTATCCCCGGTCTCTACAGCGCCGGCGAATGTACCGGCGGTCTGCACGGTGAAAACCGCCTGATGGGCAACAGCCTTCAGGATGTTATCACTTTCGGTCGCCGTTCCGGTGTCGCTGCCGCCAAGTATGTAAAGAACGGTGTTGAATTGAAGAAGCTGACGCTGGATCATGTGGTGAAGTACGAGAAGGAACTTGCCGAAGCAGGTATCGAGAACCCCATGGTAGCGCCCATTCTGCTGCCGGATTACTCGACCGATGAAGTTGCCGCACGTCGCCTTCTGGAAGTTCAGGGCAAGCTGGAAGCCGAATAA
- a CDS encoding acyl-CoA dehydrogenase family protein: MDFELTEEQKIIQDTAAKFAKRELEPVAAELDQTKNREILKANLRKLAELGFMGLNVDPAYGGTGAGVVSFSLAMTELGRACASTAVTTSVTNMVAEVIQVVGTEEQKQKYIPPLCSGEWAAGSFGLTETCAGSDPASMRTSAVLDGDEYVLNGGKIFITSAEYAGVFVVWAVTDKEVKKGKGITAFLVEPSFPGFIVGKDEKKMGQHASSTNELRFENCRVPKENVLGKVNDGFRIAVSELAGGRIGIGSMALGIGLAAMDCATAYAKERIQFDKPISNLQAIQWMIADNYTRLEASQLLLLRAASLKDQKKPYAKEASMAKVYATESANKACYDALQILGGYGYTADFPVERFTRDVRITSIYEGTSEIQRLIIARDLLK; the protein is encoded by the coding sequence ATGGATTTTGAACTGACTGAAGAACAAAAAATCATTCAAGATACAGCTGCAAAATTCGCCAAGCGTGAACTGGAACCCGTTGCAGCCGAACTGGACCAGACGAAGAATCGCGAGATCCTCAAGGCAAACCTTCGAAAGCTCGCCGAATTGGGCTTCATGGGGCTGAATGTCGATCCCGCGTATGGCGGAACGGGCGCAGGGGTTGTTTCTTTTTCCCTGGCGATGACGGAGCTGGGCCGTGCCTGTGCTTCTACGGCGGTGACCACATCCGTTACCAACATGGTTGCAGAAGTCATTCAGGTGGTGGGGACGGAAGAGCAGAAGCAAAAATATATTCCCCCCCTCTGTAGTGGTGAATGGGCCGCCGGCAGCTTCGGACTCACTGAAACCTGCGCCGGCTCCGACCCGGCCTCCATGCGTACATCCGCCGTTCTGGATGGCGATGAATACGTTCTGAACGGCGGCAAGATCTTCATCACCAGTGCGGAATATGCCGGTGTTTTTGTCGTGTGGGCCGTAACGGACAAGGAAGTGAAAAAAGGGAAGGGTATCACCGCCTTCCTCGTGGAACCCTCCTTTCCCGGCTTTATCGTGGGAAAAGACGAGAAGAAGATGGGGCAGCATGCCTCTTCCACGAACGAACTGCGTTTCGAAAACTGCCGTGTTCCCAAAGAAAACGTGCTCGGAAAGGTGAACGACGGTTTTCGCATCGCGGTTTCCGAACTGGCCGGAGGACGTATCGGCATCGGGTCCATGGCTCTGGGCATCGGACTTGCCGCGATGGATTGCGCCACCGCTTACGCCAAGGAGAGAATCCAGTTCGATAAACCGATCTCCAATCTTCAGGCCATTCAATGGATGATCGCCGACAACTATACCCGCCTCGAAGCGTCCCAGTTGTTGCTGCTCCGTGCGGCCAGCTTGAAGGATCAAAAGAAGCCTTACGCCAAAGAAGCTTCCATGGCCAAAGTGTATGCAACGGAATCCGCCAACAAGGCCTGCTACGATGCGCTGCAGATTCTGGGCGGCTATGGGTACACGGCCGATTTCCCCGTAGAGCGCTTTACACGGGATGTTCGAATCACTTCGATCTATGAAGGGACGAGCGAAATTCAACGTCTCATCATCGCGCGAGACCTGCTGAAATAA
- a CDS encoding CoB--CoM heterodisulfide reductase iron-sulfur subunit B family protein: protein MKVSYYPGCTLKTKAKNLEDAAVASMAALGVDFEELTRWNCCGAVHSLADDDLIHQVAPVRDLVRALEQGSDTVVTLCSMCYNTLARANLLMRQDEVKRKTINDFMNEERDYNGEVEVVHFLNFLRDQVGWDKVRAAVKVPLNGLKVAMYYGCTLVRPRNVAIEPIGDTKIMGEFLEAIGATPIDFADATTCCGSYQILANPDAANDVSGQILNSALNAGAEAVVLSCPLCEFNLSKKQPEVIAKKKLSKEVPVYYFTQLLAMALGLGNEACRFDLNSKCSSEFLKTKNFPV, encoded by the coding sequence ATGAAAGTCAGCTATTATCCAGGATGTACCCTGAAGACGAAAGCGAAAAACTTGGAGGACGCTGCAGTCGCCTCAATGGCCGCCCTCGGTGTGGATTTTGAGGAGTTGACCCGTTGGAACTGCTGTGGCGCCGTTCACTCTCTCGCTGACGACGATCTCATTCACCAAGTGGCTCCTGTGCGTGACCTGGTTCGCGCACTGGAACAGGGGAGCGACACGGTCGTTACTCTCTGCTCGATGTGCTACAACACCCTTGCGCGGGCAAATTTGCTGATGAGGCAAGATGAGGTGAAGAGGAAGACAATCAACGACTTCATGAACGAAGAGAGGGATTACAACGGGGAAGTGGAAGTAGTTCATTTCCTGAACTTCCTGCGCGACCAGGTCGGTTGGGATAAGGTGCGCGCAGCCGTGAAAGTTCCTCTCAATGGCCTGAAGGTGGCTATGTATTACGGCTGTACTCTGGTGCGTCCCCGCAATGTAGCCATCGAACCCATAGGCGATACGAAGATCATGGGGGAGTTTCTTGAAGCCATCGGTGCAACACCCATAGATTTCGCGGATGCCACCACTTGCTGCGGTTCTTATCAGATTCTGGCCAATCCCGATGCAGCCAACGACGTGAGTGGTCAGATTCTCAATTCCGCTCTAAATGCGGGCGCAGAAGCCGTGGTGCTCAGCTGTCCTCTCTGTGAATTCAACCTTTCCAAGAAGCAGCCTGAGGTCATAGCCAAAAAGAAGCTTTCCAAAGAAGTTCCTGTTTACTACTTCACTCAATTGCTCGCCATGGCGTTGGGTCTGGGGAATGAGGCCTGCCGATTTGACCTCAACAGCAAGTGCTCATCGGAATTTCTTAAGACTAAAAATTTCCCCGTTTGA
- a CDS encoding 3-hydroxybutyryl-CoA dehydrogenase, whose translation MEVKTFGVIGAGQMGNGIAQVAAMSGLQVIMNDIKEEFVQRGLNNITGILSKNVEKGKMTAEEKSAVLGRIKTSVNLQDLEAADYVVEAATENQPIKFKIFQDLDKICSPETILASNTSSIPIGRIAAQTKRPEKVIGMHFMNPVPVMKLVEVIRGLATSDETFKVTWDLSIKFGKTPAESSDFPGFIANRILMPMINEAVYALYHGVGTPEAIDTVMKLGMNHPMGPLTLADLIGLDTCLAIMETLYEGFCDSKYRPCPLLRKYVEAGWLGRKSGRGFYEYK comes from the coding sequence ATGGAAGTGAAAACGTTTGGAGTGATTGGTGCCGGACAAATGGGAAACGGGATCGCTCAGGTAGCCGCCATGAGCGGGCTTCAGGTCATCATGAACGATATCAAGGAGGAGTTCGTACAGCGTGGTCTGAACAATATCACCGGCATTCTTTCCAAGAATGTGGAGAAGGGCAAAATGACTGCAGAGGAAAAGTCTGCGGTTCTGGGGCGCATCAAAACCAGTGTGAACCTTCAGGATCTTGAAGCGGCCGATTATGTTGTGGAAGCCGCCACAGAGAATCAACCCATCAAGTTCAAAATCTTTCAGGACCTGGACAAGATCTGCAGTCCTGAGACCATCCTTGCCAGCAACACCTCTTCGATTCCCATCGGCCGTATCGCCGCCCAAACCAAACGTCCAGAAAAGGTCATCGGCATGCACTTCATGAATCCCGTGCCGGTTATGAAGCTGGTGGAAGTGATTCGTGGTCTTGCCACTTCAGATGAAACGTTCAAAGTGACATGGGACCTTTCCATCAAGTTCGGCAAAACTCCGGCGGAATCCAGTGATTTTCCGGGTTTTATCGCCAACCGTATTCTCATGCCCATGATCAACGAGGCCGTTTATGCTCTCTATCACGGCGTCGGCACCCCCGAAGCCATCGATACCGTCATGAAGCTTGGAATGAACCATCCCATGGGGCCCCTTACGCTGGCAGATCTCATCGGCCTGGACACCTGCCTTGCCATCATGGAAACCCTCTATGAAGGTTTCTGTGACTCCAAATATCGCCCGTGTCCTCTCCTGCGTAAGTATGTTGAGGCGGGATGGCTTGGGAGAAAGTCTGGACGCGGATTCTACGAATATAAATAA
- a CDS encoding DUF167 domain-containing protein: protein MNSLPFIHQKLDGTVLDIYVQPKAARNELVGIHQGSLKVRLTAPPVEGEANKECIKFLAKLLNVSKSDLEIIQGHKSRQKSILIRGISSEVLESILHEKGVVQGTAAGKV from the coding sequence ATGAATTCTTTGCCATTTATACACCAAAAGCTTGATGGAACTGTTCTGGATATTTATGTACAGCCGAAAGCCGCCAGGAATGAACTGGTCGGAATACACCAGGGAAGCTTGAAGGTGCGATTGACGGCTCCACCCGTGGAAGGGGAAGCGAACAAGGAATGCATCAAGTTCCTGGCCAAGCTACTGAATGTCTCCAAATCCGATCTGGAAATCATTCAGGGGCATAAGTCCCGTCAGAAGAGTATCTTGATCCGCGGTATTTCATCTGAAGTTCTTGAGTCGATTTTACATGAAAAGGGTGTAGTTCAGGGGACTGCAGCCGGGAAAGTTTGA
- a CDS encoding 3',5'-cyclic-nucleotide phosphodiesterase has translation MKIRVLGASGSEVPGHNSPAFLVDEFLLMDAGTISLSLDRDSQCKITHIFLTHAHLDHIKGIPFLVDNIVSTNQACALTILSGKEVLKDLKKHLFNNRIWPDFSRLPKHDAPVMRYQEISTRNFIEVHGYRIYSTPVHHSVPAYGYMIEDPEGNAVLYTGDTGPTEKIWTRMRKHNVKALITEVSFPDELEELARVSGHLTPSLLKGEIQKMPVLPARIYISHLKLHYKHLIEKQLATVDAPPIVLLKDNMLLYV, from the coding sequence ATGAAAATCAGAGTGCTCGGTGCATCCGGTTCCGAAGTTCCGGGACACAATTCCCCTGCTTTTCTGGTGGATGAATTTCTCCTGATGGATGCAGGAACTATTTCTCTTTCCCTGGACAGGGACTCACAATGCAAAATCACTCACATTTTCCTGACACATGCCCATCTGGACCATATCAAAGGCATTCCATTCCTGGTCGATAATATCGTTTCCACAAATCAGGCATGCGCTCTGACCATCCTCAGTGGTAAAGAGGTTTTGAAGGATCTGAAAAAACATCTGTTCAACAACAGGATCTGGCCCGACTTCAGCCGTCTTCCAAAACATGATGCACCTGTTATGAGGTATCAGGAAATCTCAACGCGAAATTTCATTGAAGTGCATGGATATAGAATCTACTCGACACCAGTCCATCACTCGGTCCCGGCCTATGGCTATATGATTGAAGATCCGGAGGGAAATGCGGTTCTCTATACGGGAGATACGGGACCTACGGAAAAAATCTGGACGCGCATGCGCAAACACAACGTCAAAGCCTTGATCACCGAGGTTTCCTTTCCCGACGAATTGGAAGAGCTTGCGAGGGTTTCAGGACATTTAACCCCTTCCCTCCTCAAAGGAGAGATCCAAAAGATGCCCGTCCTGCCGGCAAGAATTTACATCAGCCATTTAAAGCTTCATTACAAGCACCTCATAGAAAAACAACTCGCCACAGTAGACGCACCGCCTATTGTTCTCCTCAAAGACAACATGCTCCTTTATGTATGA
- a CDS encoding thioredoxin family protein, producing MNQESVIVGCTHCGAKNRIPKNRLKDRATCGKCHHPLTLSARYPEDPVEVTDQSFNSEVLGFPGPVVVFFWQPWCGYCQRLMPDFNALAREYSGRIKFAKIHLDRNPISGGNYTVQSVPTLILMKRGRQVDRIVGALPKMELDRRLRVLL from the coding sequence ATGAACCAGGAAAGCGTTATTGTCGGTTGCACTCATTGTGGAGCCAAGAACCGCATTCCCAAAAATCGGCTGAAAGATCGCGCAACTTGCGGTAAATGCCACCATCCGCTTACTCTTTCAGCCCGCTACCCGGAGGATCCTGTAGAGGTGACCGACCAAAGCTTCAACAGTGAGGTCCTCGGTTTTCCGGGACCGGTCGTCGTATTTTTCTGGCAGCCCTGGTGCGGGTACTGCCAAAGGTTGATGCCGGATTTCAATGCATTGGCTCGGGAATATTCCGGCCGCATCAAGTTCGCTAAAATTCACCTGGATCGGAATCCCATCTCCGGAGGCAACTATACAGTACAAAGCGTGCCCACCCTCATCCTGATGAAAAGGGGAAGGCAGGTCGACCGCATTGTGGGAGCGCTTCCCAAAATGGAATTGGATCGGCGCTTGCGTGTACTCCTTTGA
- a CDS encoding 4Fe-4S dicluster domain-containing protein encodes MSHHESSESKPKKKVQVATGDRAILPEGAKTIPVYIMGKKYEVPETLTIMKAMEYAGFKFLRGAGCRGGICGACPTVYRKPGDYKLHFGLACQTVVEPNMYLAQIPFYPANRAAYKIEDLEPTPETIYALYPELFRCVACNNCTKACPMGVDVLGYISALKQGDIAKAAELSFDCIQCGMCASRCMGELPQYHIAQLARRMYGKYIMPKAEHLAKRVKEIESGKYDDLLKQLQTMSHEELEKRYKEREREPDMAPNGTWMPASDPYL; translated from the coding sequence ATGTCGCATCATGAAAGCAGTGAATCCAAGCCAAAAAAGAAAGTACAGGTTGCAACGGGCGACCGGGCCATTCTCCCCGAAGGGGCGAAGACCATTCCAGTCTATATCATGGGAAAGAAGTACGAAGTTCCCGAGACTCTGACCATCATGAAAGCTATGGAATATGCCGGCTTCAAGTTCCTGAGGGGTGCCGGCTGCCGTGGTGGTATTTGCGGTGCCTGCCCTACCGTATATCGCAAGCCCGGCGACTACAAGCTGCATTTTGGTCTTGCCTGCCAGACGGTCGTAGAGCCCAACATGTACCTGGCTCAGATTCCTTTCTATCCCGCAAACCGCGCAGCCTACAAAATTGAAGATCTCGAGCCTACCCCCGAGACGATCTATGCACTTTATCCCGAGCTGTTCCGTTGTGTGGCTTGTAACAACTGTACCAAGGCATGCCCTATGGGGGTGGATGTATTGGGTTATATCTCCGCTTTAAAGCAGGGGGATATTGCCAAAGCCGCAGAACTTTCCTTCGACTGCATCCAGTGCGGCATGTGCGCCAGCCGTTGCATGGGTGAACTGCCCCAGTACCACATCGCCCAGCTGGCCCGCCGCATGTACGGAAAATATATCATGCCCAAGGCCGAGCACCTTGCCAAGCGGGTCAAAGAGATCGAATCGGGCAAGTATGACGATCTGCTGAAGCAGCTTCAGACCATGAGCCATGAAGAGCTGGAAAAGCGCTATAAAGAAAGGGAACGTGAACCGGATATGGCTCCCAACGGAACCTGGATGCCTGCAAGCGATCCGTATCTTTGA
- a CDS encoding 4Fe-4S dicluster domain-containing protein: MPIEISEKTIKRDFIEKVIKLSGQDINMCFQCGTCGGACPMSDKVDVVPRKIMRMTQLGLEDAVMDAKSYWMCASCHSCTVNCPRGIDIAKVMEAIRLLTLRKNVNMYEPSKLDAETVRDLPQIAMVSCFRKLTS, from the coding sequence ATGCCGATTGAAATTTCAGAGAAAACCATCAAGCGTGACTTCATCGAGAAAGTCATCAAACTCAGCGGGCAGGACATCAACATGTGCTTTCAGTGTGGCACCTGCGGTGGCGCATGCCCCATGTCCGACAAGGTGGATGTTGTTCCGCGCAAGATCATGCGAATGACACAGCTTGGTTTGGAAGATGCCGTTATGGATGCCAAGAGTTATTGGATGTGTGCTTCTTGCCATTCCTGTACTGTGAATTGCCCGAGAGGCATTGACATTGCCAAAGTCATGGAGGCTATCCGGCTTCTGACCCTTAGGAAAAACGTCAATATGTATGAACCTTCGAAGCTTGACGCCGAGACGGTCCGCGATTTGCCCCAGATTGCTATGGTCAGCTGCTTCAGAAAATTGACAAGTTAG
- a CDS encoding acetyl-CoA C-acetyltransferase has translation MREAVIVSAVRTPLGSFNGSLTGIGATKLGAIVMEEAIRRAGIGKEEVNEAIMGMVLPCGYGQNPAKQATVQAGMPWEVECITVNKVCGSGLKSVMLAAQAIQVGDADIVVAGGMESMSMAPFYLDKARFGYRMGDGTIRDHMVHDGLWDIVNDFHMGISNELCSERYNVSREDQDRYAAESYRRALVAIQEGRFKDEIVPVPLPQRKGDPVLFSQDECPKETPYEVLSKMRPAFKKDGLTTAGNASIISDGAAAVVVMAREKAEALGCKILATIGAQASAGIDMKYVLVAPIWAVPKCLKKEGLGLEDVDLYEINEAFSGSTVAVLRELKLDPAKVNVNGGSVALGHPIGASGCRLLVTLLYEMMRQDKKVGLVSLCLGGGEAVAMLVRR, from the coding sequence ATGCGAGAAGCGGTTATTGTGAGTGCGGTGCGGACTCCACTGGGGAGCTTCAACGGCTCTCTCACCGGAATTGGAGCCACAAAATTGGGTGCGATCGTCATGGAAGAAGCCATTCGCAGGGCTGGGATCGGCAAGGAAGAAGTCAACGAAGCGATCATGGGGATGGTGCTTCCTTGCGGGTATGGACAGAATCCTGCAAAGCAGGCGACAGTCCAGGCCGGGATGCCATGGGAAGTGGAATGCATCACGGTCAATAAAGTATGCGGTTCCGGATTGAAATCCGTAATGTTGGCAGCTCAGGCCATTCAGGTGGGTGACGCGGACATAGTGGTTGCCGGCGGCATGGAAAGTATGAGTATGGCTCCTTTTTACCTGGACAAGGCTCGCTTTGGATATCGTATGGGAGATGGAACCATTCGGGATCACATGGTTCACGATGGCCTTTGGGATATTGTAAATGATTTTCATATGGGCATTTCCAACGAGCTCTGTTCCGAACGATACAATGTTTCACGTGAGGACCAGGATCGTTATGCGGCCGAATCTTACCGACGGGCGCTTGTCGCCATACAAGAGGGAAGATTCAAGGATGAAATCGTTCCCGTGCCTCTCCCGCAGCGCAAAGGGGACCCTGTTCTCTTCTCGCAGGACGAGTGTCCCAAGGAAACTCCTTACGAGGTGCTCTCCAAAATGAGGCCGGCTTTCAAGAAGGACGGCTTGACCACTGCTGGAAACGCCTCCATCATCAGTGACGGGGCTGCTGCCGTTGTCGTTATGGCGCGTGAAAAGGCCGAAGCATTGGGCTGTAAGATCCTGGCAACCATTGGCGCTCAGGCCTCTGCCGGTATCGATATGAAATATGTTCTGGTAGCTCCCATATGGGCGGTTCCCAAGTGCCTGAAAAAGGAAGGCCTCGGGCTGGAAGATGTGGATCTTTATGAAATCAACGAGGCTTTCAGCGGTTCTACGGTGGCGGTCCTGCGCGAACTGAAGCTGGACCCCGCCAAGGTGAATGTCAATGGTGGAAGCGTGGCCCTCGGGCATCCCATTGGAGCAAGTGGTTGCAGATTGCTTGTGACGTTGCTCTATGAAATGATGCGACAGGACAAAAAAGTTGGTTTGGTCTCCCTCTGCCTTGGTGGTGGAGAGGCAGTTGCTATGCTGGTCAGACGATAG
- a CDS encoding DUF3786 domain-containing protein yields the protein MARIDDYKESFRLAALELKKSNLTDLAKASEVDIAASDNGVVGLKLSFLGTPIIVQVGESVDVVRDGQEGEVPLPEKILICHYLLHATGKPATGELITFRQIPDGHFYFDAFQRRARDPFLATFGKDADLFRTCAQRLGGFPVETGDVGMAFQVFPRIALQIVLWEGDEEFEPEASILFDSAIQNELAVEDIAVVSGMVVYRLMGIARGLQAAALFK from the coding sequence GTGGCTCGAATAGACGATTATAAGGAATCCTTTCGGCTTGCAGCATTGGAGCTCAAGAAATCAAACCTGACGGATCTGGCGAAAGCTTCTGAAGTGGATATCGCGGCTTCCGATAACGGAGTTGTAGGGTTGAAGCTTTCATTTCTCGGGACTCCGATAATCGTTCAGGTGGGTGAGTCGGTGGATGTGGTCAGAGACGGGCAGGAGGGAGAAGTTCCCTTACCGGAAAAGATCCTCATTTGTCACTATCTCCTTCATGCGACGGGGAAGCCGGCGACGGGGGAGCTCATCACGTTTCGTCAGATTCCGGATGGTCATTTTTATTTCGACGCCTTTCAGCGAAGGGCACGAGACCCGTTTCTCGCCACGTTTGGTAAAGATGCGGATCTCTTTCGGACGTGTGCGCAAAGGCTTGGAGGTTTCCCCGTAGAAACGGGTGATGTGGGAATGGCGTTCCAGGTGTTTCCCCGGATTGCCCTTCAAATCGTTCTCTGGGAGGGGGATGAAGAATTTGAACCGGAAGCGAGTATATTGTTTGATTCAGCGATTCAGAACGAATTGGCTGTGGAAGATATTGCCGTGGTGAGCGGGATGGTTGTCTATCGTCTCATGGGCATTGCCCGGGGTTTGCAAGCTGCGGCTCTCTTCAAATAA